TTGCATCGAAAACTCAAAATGCAAGTACACGTTTATATATGTTACAACAGTATACGAAGGGTGAAGCCAACGAAGTAGTGAAAGCATTCTTAACCAATGAACCAAATGTTGGTCTCGCCAATGCGCTCGACGCCTTAAAAAGGCATTATGGCCAGAATTACCGGATCGCAACTGCGTATATCGACAAGGTTACGAATGGCCCTCCAATACGTTCCGAAGACGGAGCAAGTCTCCAGAAGCTATCTGTGATATTAAATTCTTGTGCGAATGTCCTAAGTCAAATTGGTTACGTGAGTAAAATAGAGAATCCAGACTTTATGCGTCGTTTGATCTACAGACTGCCTTACGACATGCGAAAGAGATGGCGTACGAAAGCAGATTACATCACGAACCTTGAAcgagaaataacaatatcagACATCGCTAGTTTTATTGAACATGAAGCACGAGTTCATACTCATCCGATATTCGGGGACATTAATGACTCGAAAGATAAATCGAAACAGAATCATccgataaaaaagaaaacatttacTACGAACGCTGAAGAAATATACTCTAAGGACTCACGAAAGAACTGTGTTTATTGTAGTGAAAATCACTGGCTTGATCagtgtaaaatatttttagacAAATCAGTTGAAGATCGTCGTAAGTTTGCTCGTGAAAAGGCGCTATGCTATAATTGTATGAAGATGAAGCACAGAGCTAGGACATGTCGTAGTCAAGCATCGTGTCGTACATGTGGCAAACGCCATCATAGTCTGCTGCATACAGAACAGCCTCCACCCCTGAAGAATGCTTTTGTAAGAAATCCAGTTCCTGGAACAGTAAAGCTACCTATAGTACCAGTTTTGCTGAAAGCTAATGATTGTCAGCTAACAACGTACGCGCTACTCGACAGCGGCTCAACAGTTTCATTCTGTACCGAGAGCTTGATAGATCGTCTTAAAATTCCTGCTGAGTATAAACGCTATCAGCTGAGCACTTTAGGAAGGGTTGAGACTGTTGAGTGTCGGGAAATATCAATCAATGTCTATAGTTTGGATGGGTGCAGTTCTCTTCAGCTGCGGAACATGCTATCTACACCGTCCTTACCAATCTCGAAGAATGACATGGTATGTCAAGACGAAGTCAACAAGTGGCCCCACCTGGATGGCTTTACAGTCTCAAACATCGACTCTCGTGTGGAGCTGCTGATAGGTAACGACAATCCAGCTGCATTGGAACCAATAGAAGAACGGAAACCGGCTAACAGCAACGGTCCATTTGCTGTACGTACACAGTTCGGCTGGACAGTATATGGTACAGCCCAGCCATATGAAGCGATCAACAAAGGTTCAGTTAATCTAGTCAAAGGCAGCGATGATGAACTTAATCAGAGATTCCGTGAATTCTGCAATCGTGAATTCAGCGACGCATTTACTGATGCTTCAGCTATGTCAGTGGATGACAAGAAAGCTCTCTCAGCGATCGAGAGTACAGCTGTTATGAGAGAAAATCATTACGAGGTAGGGTTACCATGGAAATACCCTCCTTCAGAATTGGTCAACAATAGAGTTATGGCCGAACACAGATTGAATCTACTGAAGGGTCGTCTCCTAAAAAATGAAGGATTACAAGCTAAGTATACAAAATATATTGATCGTCTGTTGGAGCTCGGATTCGCCGAACAAGTCCCAGTTGAAGAAGTTGTATCCCCATATGTCTGGTACTTGCCTCACCACCCAGTATGGCATCCGCGGAAACCAGACAAGCTTAGAGTGGTATTCGACTGTTCAGCTAAATATCAGGGTAGATCACTAAACGACATGCTGTATCAGGGACCAGATCTCACTAATTCCTTGATTGGTGTATTAAGTCGCTTCCGACAGGAACATGTCGCATTCATTGGAGACATAGAGAGCATGTTTCACCAGGTGAATGTTGAAGAACGAGATCGAAACGCGTTACGCTTCCTGTGGTGGCCAGACCACGATATTGAACAGCCACCTATTGACCACCGTATGAAGGTTCACATCTTCGGAGCAGCCTCATCACCAAGTGTTTGTAACTATGCTCTACATAGGACAGCAGACGACAACAGAGCGGACTTCGCCGCAGATATAGTTGAAACGGTACATCGAAACTTTTACGTGGACGATTGTCTCAGGTCTGTGGAATCGTCTCAAGCTGCCACAACAATGAATAATCAGTTAAGCTGTCTATTGTCAAGAGGTGGATTTCGACTGACTAAGTTTGCTTCAAATTCGAGAGAAGTTGTCGAACATATTCCACCAGAAGAACGAGCACCCCCTCTGCGCGAATTGGGTGATCATGATCTGCCTGGTGACCGCGTCCTCGGCGTCTGGTGGGACATGGAAACTGATACGCTACGTTTTAAAGTGAATATTAAGCCACAACCTGTTACTCGACGTGGGATGTTGTCTGTAGTCAGTGCTATTTACGATCCGCTCGGACTTGCTTCGCCATTACTGCTACCAGCGAAGGTCATATCTCAACACCTGTGTAAGTCCGGACTAGGTTGGGATGACAAAGTACCCGCGAATTATGAACGTGAGTGGAGTAATTGGCTGCAAGACCTACCCCTGCTGGAAGAGTTCTCAGTCCCAAGATGTATTAGACCTGCTAATTTTGGTCGCGCGACTTCAACACAGCTTCATCATTTTGCAGACGCATCTGAGAAAGGATTCGGTGCAGTTTCATACGTACGTcttattaatgaaaatggGCACATACATTCTGCATTCTTAGCGTCAAGGTCGAGATTGGCCCCACTCAAGGTGATGTCAATACCACGTCTCGAGCTGTCTGCAGCAGTATTAGCAGTGAAACTAGATCGTATGCTTCGCGAAGAACTCGACCTGGATATCGACAACTCCACATTCTGGTCCGACAGCCAGGCTGTCTTGAAGTACATCAGCAATACGAGTAGTCGTTTCAAGGTATTCGTCGCAAACAGGTTATCAATTATCCAAGAAGGTTCAAATCCAGAGCAATGGAGATACATACCGGGGGTTTTAAACCCAGCCGATGAAGTCTCTCGAGGACTCACTGCTCAGCAATTCCTGCAAAATGACAGATGGGTTGCTGGGCCAGAGTTTCTACGAAAACAAGAAAGCGAATGGCCTCGACAAGAATTCGGAAATCACGATGTATCAATAGAAGATACAGAAGTTAAAAAGACATTTGTTTCAAAGGACTTGGAAATCAACTCATCGTCAACCAGCGTGCTGCTAAACATAGCAGATAGATCTTCAACGTGGCATAAGGCCAAAATTGTAGCGGCGTTGGTTATGCGTTTTATAGCAAGACTGAAACAATCTGTCTCTAAACGGAAGGGACTAAATACTGCAGCTCAAGGTACCGCATACAAACATATAACTGTACCCGAATTGAGAGCTGCCGAAAGCGCCATTGTTGAAGCTGTACAGCGTAAAGTTTACAGTAAAGAAATGGAAAGACTGGAGCAGAACAGAACGACAGATAGACGTAAATATCGCAAATTCGTTAAGAAGACTAGTGTACTTCGGCGTCTAAACCCCATAGTGGTAAATGGACAGCTGAGAGTTGGTGGACGTCTGTCTTACTCAACAGTGAACGAGGACCAGAAGCATCCTTTAATCCTTCCACCAAATGAACATGTAACTAAGCTTATTATCCGCCATTACCATCGTTATAGGGCTGGACATTCCGGTCGAAACCACGCTCTGTCACTTGTACGCGAGAAGTATTGGATAGTCCACGGTATGTCAGCAGTATATCGTATTCTGAGGGACTGCATTGACTGCAAAAAGAGACAAGGTCTTCCAGGTCAACAAATGATGGCGGACTTACCACCTGAAAGGCTAGTCGCTGATAAACCGCCTTTTTCGAACGTcggaattgattattttggtccGTATTTGGTAAAGATCGGCAGAAGTCAAGTAAAGCGATATGGCTGTATTTTTACCTGTATGTCATCGCGAGCAGTCCACTTGGAAATCGCTAATTCTATGGACACCTCTGCGTTCATAAATGCTCTGAGACGTTTCATAGCCAGGAGGGGCAACCCGGAGTGTATAAGAAGTGATAATGGAGACTTTACTGGAGCTCAACGAGAATTACGTGATTCAATAGCTGGGTGGAACCAGGAGAAAATCGAAGGATTCATGCTCCAGCGCGAAATTACGTGGGAATTTAATCCGCCAAGTGGATCGCACTTCGGTGGCGTATGGGAGCGTTGCATAAGAACAGTTCGAAAGGTGCTTAATGCGTTGTTAAGCCAACAAGTGTTAAACGACGAGAATTTGTCCACTCTTATGTGCGAAGTGGAATCTGCAATTAACTCGCGTCCACTTACCGCGATTTCTGGAGATGTCAGTGACTTACAGGCCCTAACGCCTAATCATATCTTGCTCTTGCGCGCCGGAGGCACCATGCCGCCAGGTGTCTTTAAACCTACTGATATGTATATAAAGAGAAAGTGGCGTCAAGTACAGTATCTTGCCAATACGTTTTGGCGACATTGGGTTAAAGAGTATTTGCCTGTGTTACAGGAGCGCCAGCGATGGCAAAAGCCGAGCGTCAATTTTAGCGTTGGTGACATTGTTTTAGTGATGGACCACACACTCCCTAGGTGTTGTTGGCCGCTAGGCCGAGTTATTAGCGTACATCCGGGAAAGGACAATAAAGTCAGGGTTGTTACCTTGAAGACAAGGTCGCAAAATTCTCTTGTACGCCCAGTTGATAAACTTGTGCACCTCGAGTGTGTACATAAGTAACTTTGTAACAATTTGTATTAATTTGTAATTTTAAAGAGCGTAAACAGAATTTCTTAAGATAAGCCTATAGTGGTTTAATGTTAAGCTGGTTATGTGATgttttttttgataattttgtaGTTTGTAGTACTAaggttttttggttttataagcATAAGGctagttttttaaattttttgttttaagcGCCCTACGTGCCCTTAAGGAGGTGGGTGATGTAGTGTTCAATTGTGTAATTTGTAACAGTTAATTTTGCTCTAGCTAGTGGCGCCCTCATGCGGTATTTCTTTGTACTAAAAGTTAAGATGGTATCCATGTGATTGCAATTTTAAGACAGTTTTAGTTTTTACGTTTGTTTCTGCCAAATTTATGTTAGATCAATCCCAAAACGTCTGTAAGTACATAGCAGAATATCTTCTAAATGTGTATTAATATTCAGTAATCAGTAACTATAGTTTAATGTGCTTTAAATCAGTCGCGaaagtttattaaatttaattattGAGTACGTGACTTCCGGTAAAGATGgaagacatttttttttttactttcgaTATTAATTTCCTATGTTGCAATATTCTTATAGtgtaatattgtttattttattagaaacCAACAACAACATATGTAAAGAACGACAACAAGATATGTCAAGAACAACACAAGATTAAGTTGATTCAAGAATAAAAAGTCAAAGAGTTGCGTTTAAACCAAGAAGATTGTTGCGTTAAGTTTATTTGCAAGATTCAAGATTGGCAGTTACAGTCCAGCTTTTGTTTTCAACCATAAATTCCCAAATCAATCCAGCTAAGTCAAACAGGTGATTTTGGTCCACCCTGGTTATTAATGTAGGATACCGAgac
This Tubulanus polymorphus chromosome 7, tnTubPoly1.2, whole genome shotgun sequence DNA region includes the following protein-coding sequences:
- the LOC141909175 gene encoding uncharacterized protein LOC141909175 codes for the protein MTEELKLKKTTSKTIQEEDADSTIKYGDLTRDLDASDSVSQCSSTSSIRLKLLEEEATRRSLETKLLKAKEQQQLQREKLRLELKHKEQLLELDAAAALLQIESELEQSAVRQHVYNEADCDNDGAPRSSKPILSSSQTETKVPPLSAEAREWYPQNVNSRSDMSNMMSCVEQMFSHQEQSNLELTLPKPEMPTFDGNPIDYYPFISAYENLIASKTQNASTRLYMLQQYTKGEANEVVKAFLTNEPNVGLANALDALKRHYGQNYRIATAYIDKVTNGPPIRSEDGASLQKLSVILNSCANVLSQIGYVSKIENPDFMRRLIYRLPYDMRKRWRTKADYITNLEREITISDIASFIEHEARVHTHPIFGDINDSKDKSKQNHPIKKKTFTTNAEEIYSKDSRKNCVYCSENHWLDQCKIFLDKSVEDRRKFAREKALCYNCMKMKHRARTCRSQASCRTCGKRHHSLLHTEQPPPLKNAFVRNPVPGTVKLPIVPVLLKANDCQLTTYALLDSGSTVSFCTESLIDRLKIPAEYKRYQLSTLGRVETVECREISINVYSLDGCSSLQLRNMLSTPSLPISKNDMVCQDEVNKWPHLDGFTVSNIDSRVELLIGNDNPAALEPIEERKPANSNGPFAVRTQFGWTVYGTAQPYEAINKGSVNLVKGSDDELNQRFREFCNREFSDAFTDASAMSVDDKKALSAIESTAVMRENHYEVGLPWKYPPSELVNNRVMAEHRLNLLKGRLLKNEGLQAKYTKYIDRLLELGFAEQVPVEEVVSPYVWYLPHHPVWHPRKPDKLRVVFDCSAKYQGRSLNDMLYQGPDLTNSLIGVLSRFRQEHVAFIGDIESMFHQVNVEERDRNALRFLWWPDHDIEQPPIDHRMKVHIFGAASSPSVCNYALHRTADDNRADFAADIVETVHRNFYVDDCLRSVESSQAATTMNNQLSCLLSRGGFRLTKFASNSREVVEHIPPEERAPPLRELGDHDLPGDRVLGVWWDMETDTLRFKVNIKPQPVTRRGMLSVVSAIYDPLGLASPLLLPAKVISQHLCKSGLGWDDKVPANYEREWSNWLQDLPLLEEFSVPRCIRPANFGRATSTQLHHFADASEKGFGAVSYVRLINENGHIHSAFLASRSRLAPLKVMSIPRLELSAAVLAVKLDRMLREELDLDIDNSTFWSDSQAVLKYISNTSSRFKVFVANRLSIIQEGSNPEQWRYIPGVLNPADEVSRGLTAQQFLQNDRWVAGPEFLRKQESEWPRQEFGNHDVSIEDTEVKKTFVSKDLEINSSSTSVLLNIADRSSTWHKAKIVAALVMRFIARLKQSVSKRKGLNTAAQGTAYKHITVPELRAAESAIVEAVQRKVYSKEMERLEQNRTTDRRKYRKFVKKTSVLRRLNPIVVNGQLRVGGRLSYSTVNEDQKHPLILPPNEHVTKLIIRHYHRYRAGHSGRNHALSLVREKYWIVHGMSAVYRILRDCIDCKKRQGLPGQQMMADLPPERLVADKPPFSNVGIDYFGPYLVKIGRSQVKRYGCIFTCMSSRAVHLEIANSMDTSAFINALRRFIARRGNPECIRSDNGDFTGAQRELRDSIAGWNQEKIEGFMLQREITWEFNPPSGSHFGGVWERCIRTVRKVLNALLSQQVLNDENLSTLMCEVESAINSRPLTAISGDVSDLQALTPNHILLLRAGGTMPPGVFKPTDMYIKRKWRQVQYLANTFWRHWVKEYLPVLQERQRWQKPSVNFSVGDIVLVMDHTLPRCCWPLGRVISVHPGKDNKVRVVTLKTRSQNSLVRPVDKLVHLECVHK